The Callithrix jacchus isolate 240 chromosome 20, calJac240_pri, whole genome shotgun sequence genome has a window encoding:
- the SLC12A4 gene encoding solute carrier family 12 member 4 isoform X6 has protein sequence MISRSLGPEFGGAVGLCFYLGTTFAAAMYILGAIEILLTYIAPPAAIFYPSGAHDTSSATLNNMRVYGTIFLIFMTLVVFVGVKYVNKFASLFLACVIISILSIYAGGIKSIFDPPVFPVCMLGNRTLSRDQFDVCAKTAVVDNETVATRLWSFFCHSPNLTTDSCDPYFLLNNVTEIPGIPGAAAGVLQENLWSAYLEKGDIVEKHELPSADAPSLKESLPLYVMADIATSFTVLVGIFFPSVTGIMAGSNRSGDLRDAQKSIPVGTILAIITTSLVYFSSVVLFGACIEGVVLRDKYGDGVSRNLVVGTLAWPSPWVIVIGSFFSTCGAGLQSLTGAPRLLQAIAKDNIIPFLRVFGHGKVNGEPTWALLLTALIAELGILIASLDMVAPILSMFFLMCYLFVNLACAVQTLLRTPNWRPRFKYYHWALSFLGMSLCLALMFVSSWYYALVAMLIAGMIYKYIEYQGAEKEWGDGIRGLSLSAARYALLRLEEGPPHTKNWRPQLLVLLKLDEDLHVKYPRLLTFASQLKAGKGLTIVGSVIQGSFLESYGEAQAAEQTIKNMMEIEKVKGFCQVVVASKVREGLAHLIQSCGLGGMRHNSVVLGWPYGWRQSEDPRAWKTFIDTVRCTTAAHLALLVPKNIAFYPSNHERYLEGHIDVWWIVHDGGMLMLLPFLLRQHKVWRKCRMRIFTVAQMDDNSIQMKKDLAVFLYHLRLEAEVEVVEMHNSDISAYTYERTLMMEQRSQMLRQMRLTKTEREREAQLVKDRHSALRLEGLYSDEEDESAMGADKIQMTWTRDKYMTEPWDPSHTPDNFRELVHIKPDQSNVRRMHTAVKLNEVIVTRSHDARLVLLNMPGPPKNSEGDENYMEFLEVLTEGLERVLLVRGGGREVITIYS, from the exons ATGATCTCCCGCTCACTGGGGCCAGAATTTGGAGGTGCTGTGGGCCTGTGCTTCTACCTGGGAACAACATTCGCAGCAGCCATGTACATCCTGGGGGCCATCGAGATCTTGCTG ACCTACATTGCCCCACCAGCTGCCATTTTTTACCCATCGGGTGCTCATGACACGTCGAGTGCCACTTTGAACAATATGCGTGTATACGGGACCATTTTCCTGATCTTCATGACCCTGGTGGTGTTTGTGGGGGTCAAGTATGTGAACAAATTTGCCTCTCTCTTCCTGGCCTGTGTGATCATCTCCATCCTCTCCATCTATGCTGGGGGCATCAAGTCTATTTTTGACCCTCCTGTGTTTCC GGTATGCATGCTGGGCAACAGGACCCTGTCCCGGGACCAGTTTGATGTCTGTGCCAAGACAGCTGTGGTGGACAACGAGACAGTGGCCACCCGGCTATGGAGTTTCTTCTGCCACAGCCCCAACCTTACTACCGACTCCTGTGACCCCTACTTCCTGCTTAACAATGTGACCGAGATCCCTGGTATCCCCGGGGCAGCTGCTGGTGTGCTCCAGG AAAACCTGTGGAGCGCCTACCTGGAAAAGGGTGACATCGTGGAGAAGCACGAGCTGCCCTCTGCAGATGCCCCGAGCCTGAAGGAGAGCTTGCCTCTGTATGTGATGGCTGATATCGCCACATCCTTCACTGTGCTGGTCGGCATCTTCTTCCCTTCTGTAACAG GCATCATGGCTGGCTCAAACCGCTCTGGGGACCTCCGTGATGCCCAGAAGTCCATCCCAGTGGGGACCATTCTGGCCATCATTACAACTTCCCTTGTGT ACTTCAGCAGTGTGGTTCTCTTTGGCGCCTGCATCGAGGGTGTGGTTCTCCGGGACAA GTACGGGGATGGCGTCAGCAGGAACTTGGTAGTGGGCACACTGGCCTGGCCTTCACCCTGGGTCATCGTCATTGGCTCCTTCTTTTCAACCTGTGGCGCTGGCCTCCAGAGCCTCACAGGGGCACCACGCCTGTTGCAGGCCATTGCCAAGGATAACATCATCCCCTTCCTCCGG GTGTTTGGCCATGGGAAGGTGAATGGTGAACCCACATGGGCACTCCTCCTGACGGCGCTCATCGCCGAGCTGGGCATCCTCATCGCCTCCCTCGACATGGTGGCCCCCATCCTATCCAT GTTTTTTCTGATGTGCTACCTGTTTGTGAACCTGGCCTGTGCGGTGCAGACGCTCTTGAGGACCCCCAACTGGCGGCCCCGGTTCAAGTACTATCACTG GGCGCTGTCATTCCTGGGCATGAGCCTCTGCCTGGCCCTTATGTTCGTCTCCTCCTGGTACTATGCCCTGGTAGCCATGCTCATCGCCGGCATGATCTACAAGTACATCGAGTACCAAGG GGCTGAGAAGGAGTGGGGTGACGGGATCCGAGGCCTGTCCCTGAGTGCTGCCCGCTACGCGCTGCTGCGGCTTGAGGAAGGGCCTCCTCACACCAAGAACTGGCG GCCGCAGCTGCTGGTACTGCTGAAGCTCGACGAGGACCTGCATGTGAAGTACCCGAGGCTCCTCACCTTCGCCTCCCAGCTCAAGGCCGGCAAGGGCCTGACCATTGTTGGCTCTGTTATCCAGGGCAGCTTCTTGGAGAGCTATGGCGAGGCCCAGGCCGCTGAGCAG ACAATCAAGAACATGATGGAGATTGAGAAGGTGAAGGGTTTCTGCCAGGTGGTGGTGGCCAGCAAGGTTCGGGAGGGGCTGGCCCACCTCATCCAGTCCTGTGGGCTAGGCGGCATGCGGCATAACTCTGTGGTGCTGGGCTGGCCCTATggctggcgacagagcgaggACCCCCGTGCCTGGAAGACCTTCATTG ACACCGTGCGCTGCACCACAGCCGCCCACCTGGCCTTGCTCGTGCCCAAGAACATTGCTTTCTACCCCAGCAACCACGAGCGCTACCTGGAGGGTCACATAGACGTGTGGTGGATCGTGCATGATGGTGGCATGCTCATGCTTCTGCCCTTCCTGCTGCGCCAGCATAAG GTCTGGAGGAAGTGCCGGATGCGCATCTTCACAGTGGCCCAGATGGACGACAACAGCATCCAGATGAAGAAGGACCTGGCTGTCTTCCTGTACCATCTGCGCCTTGAGGccgaggtggaggtggtggagatg CATAACAGCGACATCTCTGCATATACCTACGAGCGGACGCTGATGATGGAGCAGCGGTCGCAGATGCTGCGACAGATGAGACTGACGAAGACTGAGCGAGAGCGAGAA gcccagctggtCAAGGACCGGCACTCGGCCCTGCGGCTGGAAGGCCTGTACTCGGATGAGGAAGATGAGTCTGCAATGGGGGCTGATAAGATCCAGATGACATGGACCAGGGACAAGTACATGACTGAGCCCTGGGACCCCAGCCACACCCCTGACAATTTCCGGGAGCTGGTGCATATTAAGCC GGACCAATCCAATGTACGGCGTATGCACACCGCTGTGAAGCTCAATGAAGTCATTGTCACGCGCTCCCACGATGCCCGCCTGGTTCTCCTAAACATGCCTGGCCCACCCAAGAACAGTGAAGGTGATGAAAACT ACATGGAGTTCCTCGAGGTGCTGACTGAGGGCCTTGAGCGGGTGCTGTTGGTGCGTGGTGGTGGCCGTGAAGTCATCACCATCTACTCCTGA
- the SLC12A4 gene encoding solute carrier family 12 member 4 isoform X5 — protein sequence MGTLMGVYLPCLQNIFGVILFLRLTWMVGTAGVLQALLIVLICCCCTLLTAISMSAIATNGVVPAGGSYFMISRSLGPEFGGAVGLCFYLGTTFAAAMYILGAIEILLTYIAPPAAIFYPSGAHDTSSATLNNMRVYGTIFLIFMTLVVFVGVKYVNKFASLFLACVIISILSIYAGGIKSIFDPPVFPVCMLGNRTLSRDQFDVCAKTAVVDNETVATRLWSFFCHSPNLTTDSCDPYFLLNNVTEIPGIPGAAAGVLQENLWSAYLEKGDIVEKHELPSADAPSLKESLPLYVMADIATSFTVLVGIFFPSVTGIMAGSNRSGDLRDAQKSIPVGTILAIITTSLVYFSSVVLFGACIEGVVLRDKYGDGVSRNLVVGTLAWPSPWVIVIGSFFSTCGAGLQSLTGAPRLLQAIAKDNIIPFLRVFGHGKVNGEPTWALLLTALIAELGILIASLDMVAPILSMFFLMCYLFVNLACAVQTLLRTPNWRPRFKYYHWALSFLGMSLCLALMFVSSWYYALVAMLIAGMIYKYIEYQGAEKEWGDGIRGLSLSAARYALLRLEEGPPHTKNWRPQLLVLLKLDEDLHVKYPRLLTFASQLKAGKGLTIVGSVIQGSFLESYGEAQAAEQTIKNMMEIEKVKGFCQVVVASKVREGLAHLIQSCGLGGMRHNSVVLGWPYGWRQSEDPRAWKTFIDTVRCTTAAHLALLVPKNIAFYPSNHERYLEGHIDVWWIVHDGGMLMLLPFLLRQHKVWRKCRMRIFTVAQMDDNSIQMKKDLAVFLYHLRLEAEVEVVEMHNSDISAYTYERTLMMEQRSQMLRQMRLTKTEREREAQLVKDRHSALRLEGLYSDEEDESAMGADKIQMTWTRDKYMTEPWDPSHTPDNFRELVHIKPDQSNVRRMHTAVKLNEVIVTRSHDARLVLLNMPGPPKNSEGDENYMEFLEVLTEGLERVLLVRGGGREVITIYS from the exons ATGGGCACCCTCATGGGGGTGTACCTGCCCTGCCTGCAGAATATCTTCGGGGTTATCCTCTTCCTACGGCTGACCTGGATGGTGGGCACGGCGGGTGTGCTGCAGGCCCTCCTCATTGTGCTCATCTGCTGCTGCTGT ACCCTGCTGACGGCCATTTCCATGAGCGCCATCGCCACCAATGGTGTGGTTCCAG CTGGGGGCTCCTATTTCATGATCTCCCGCTCACTGGGGCCAGAATTTGGAGGTGCTGTGGGCCTGTGCTTCTACCTGGGAACAACATTCGCAGCAGCCATGTACATCCTGGGGGCCATCGAGATCTTGCTG ACCTACATTGCCCCACCAGCTGCCATTTTTTACCCATCGGGTGCTCATGACACGTCGAGTGCCACTTTGAACAATATGCGTGTATACGGGACCATTTTCCTGATCTTCATGACCCTGGTGGTGTTTGTGGGGGTCAAGTATGTGAACAAATTTGCCTCTCTCTTCCTGGCCTGTGTGATCATCTCCATCCTCTCCATCTATGCTGGGGGCATCAAGTCTATTTTTGACCCTCCTGTGTTTCC GGTATGCATGCTGGGCAACAGGACCCTGTCCCGGGACCAGTTTGATGTCTGTGCCAAGACAGCTGTGGTGGACAACGAGACAGTGGCCACCCGGCTATGGAGTTTCTTCTGCCACAGCCCCAACCTTACTACCGACTCCTGTGACCCCTACTTCCTGCTTAACAATGTGACCGAGATCCCTGGTATCCCCGGGGCAGCTGCTGGTGTGCTCCAGG AAAACCTGTGGAGCGCCTACCTGGAAAAGGGTGACATCGTGGAGAAGCACGAGCTGCCCTCTGCAGATGCCCCGAGCCTGAAGGAGAGCTTGCCTCTGTATGTGATGGCTGATATCGCCACATCCTTCACTGTGCTGGTCGGCATCTTCTTCCCTTCTGTAACAG GCATCATGGCTGGCTCAAACCGCTCTGGGGACCTCCGTGATGCCCAGAAGTCCATCCCAGTGGGGACCATTCTGGCCATCATTACAACTTCCCTTGTGT ACTTCAGCAGTGTGGTTCTCTTTGGCGCCTGCATCGAGGGTGTGGTTCTCCGGGACAA GTACGGGGATGGCGTCAGCAGGAACTTGGTAGTGGGCACACTGGCCTGGCCTTCACCCTGGGTCATCGTCATTGGCTCCTTCTTTTCAACCTGTGGCGCTGGCCTCCAGAGCCTCACAGGGGCACCACGCCTGTTGCAGGCCATTGCCAAGGATAACATCATCCCCTTCCTCCGG GTGTTTGGCCATGGGAAGGTGAATGGTGAACCCACATGGGCACTCCTCCTGACGGCGCTCATCGCCGAGCTGGGCATCCTCATCGCCTCCCTCGACATGGTGGCCCCCATCCTATCCAT GTTTTTTCTGATGTGCTACCTGTTTGTGAACCTGGCCTGTGCGGTGCAGACGCTCTTGAGGACCCCCAACTGGCGGCCCCGGTTCAAGTACTATCACTG GGCGCTGTCATTCCTGGGCATGAGCCTCTGCCTGGCCCTTATGTTCGTCTCCTCCTGGTACTATGCCCTGGTAGCCATGCTCATCGCCGGCATGATCTACAAGTACATCGAGTACCAAGG GGCTGAGAAGGAGTGGGGTGACGGGATCCGAGGCCTGTCCCTGAGTGCTGCCCGCTACGCGCTGCTGCGGCTTGAGGAAGGGCCTCCTCACACCAAGAACTGGCG GCCGCAGCTGCTGGTACTGCTGAAGCTCGACGAGGACCTGCATGTGAAGTACCCGAGGCTCCTCACCTTCGCCTCCCAGCTCAAGGCCGGCAAGGGCCTGACCATTGTTGGCTCTGTTATCCAGGGCAGCTTCTTGGAGAGCTATGGCGAGGCCCAGGCCGCTGAGCAG ACAATCAAGAACATGATGGAGATTGAGAAGGTGAAGGGTTTCTGCCAGGTGGTGGTGGCCAGCAAGGTTCGGGAGGGGCTGGCCCACCTCATCCAGTCCTGTGGGCTAGGCGGCATGCGGCATAACTCTGTGGTGCTGGGCTGGCCCTATggctggcgacagagcgaggACCCCCGTGCCTGGAAGACCTTCATTG ACACCGTGCGCTGCACCACAGCCGCCCACCTGGCCTTGCTCGTGCCCAAGAACATTGCTTTCTACCCCAGCAACCACGAGCGCTACCTGGAGGGTCACATAGACGTGTGGTGGATCGTGCATGATGGTGGCATGCTCATGCTTCTGCCCTTCCTGCTGCGCCAGCATAAG GTCTGGAGGAAGTGCCGGATGCGCATCTTCACAGTGGCCCAGATGGACGACAACAGCATCCAGATGAAGAAGGACCTGGCTGTCTTCCTGTACCATCTGCGCCTTGAGGccgaggtggaggtggtggagatg CATAACAGCGACATCTCTGCATATACCTACGAGCGGACGCTGATGATGGAGCAGCGGTCGCAGATGCTGCGACAGATGAGACTGACGAAGACTGAGCGAGAGCGAGAA gcccagctggtCAAGGACCGGCACTCGGCCCTGCGGCTGGAAGGCCTGTACTCGGATGAGGAAGATGAGTCTGCAATGGGGGCTGATAAGATCCAGATGACATGGACCAGGGACAAGTACATGACTGAGCCCTGGGACCCCAGCCACACCCCTGACAATTTCCGGGAGCTGGTGCATATTAAGCC GGACCAATCCAATGTACGGCGTATGCACACCGCTGTGAAGCTCAATGAAGTCATTGTCACGCGCTCCCACGATGCCCGCCTGGTTCTCCTAAACATGCCTGGCCCACCCAAGAACAGTGAAGGTGATGAAAACT ACATGGAGTTCCTCGAGGTGCTGACTGAGGGCCTTGAGCGGGTGCTGTTGGTGCGTGGTGGTGGCCGTGAAGTCATCACCATCTACTCCTGA
- the SLC12A4 gene encoding solute carrier family 12 member 4 isoform X2, with protein sequence MGDTLSPGHGNHRESSPFLSPLEASRGSDYYDRNLALFEEELDIRPKVSSLLGKLVSYTNLTQGAKEHEEAESGEGTRRRAAEAPSMGTLMGVYLPCLQNIFGVILFLRLTWMVGTAGVLQALLIVLICCCCTLLTAISMSAIATNGVVPAGGSYFMISRSLGPEFGGAVGLCFYLGTTFAAAMYILGAIEILLTYIAPPAAIFYPSGAHDTSSATLNNMRVYGTIFLIFMTLVVFVGVKYVNKFASLFLACVIISILSIYAGGIKSIFDPPVFPVCMLGNRTLSRDQFDVCAKTAVVDNETVATRLWSFFCHSPNLTTDSCDPYFLLNNVTEIPGIPGAAAGVLQENLWSAYLEKGDIVEKHELPSADAPSLKESLPLYVMADIATSFTVLVGIFFPSVTGIMAGSNRSGDLRDAQKSIPVGTILAIITTSLVYFSSVVLFGACIEGVVLRDKYGDGVSRNLVVGTLAWPSPWVIVIGSFFSTCGAGLQSLTGAPRLLQAIAKDNIIPFLRVFGHGKVNGEPTWALLLTALIAELGILIASLDMVAPILSMFFLMCYLFVNLACAVQTLLRTPNWRPRFKYYHWALSFLGMSLCLALMFVSSWYYALVAMLIAGMIYKYIEYQGAEKEWGDGIRGLSLSAARYALLRLEEGPPHTKNWRPQLLVLLKLDEDLHVKYPRLLTFASQLKAGKGLTIVGSVIQGSFLESYGEAQAAEQTIKNMMEIEKVKGFCQVVVASKVREGLAHLIQSCGLGGMRHNSVVLGWPYGWRQSEDPRAWKTFIDTVRCTTAAHLALLVPKNIAFYPSNHERYLEGHIDVWWIVHDGGMLMLLPFLLRQHKVWRKCRMRIFTVAQMDDNSIQMKKDLAVFLYHLRLEAEVEVVEMHNSDISAYTYERTLMMEQRSQMLRQMRLTKTEREREAQLVKDRHSALRLEGLYSDEEDESAMGADKIQMTWTRDKYMTEPWDPSHTPDNFRELVHIKPDQSNVRRMHTAVKLNEVIVTRSHDARLVLLNMPGPPKNSEGDENYMEFLEVLTEGLERVLLVRGGGREVITIYS encoded by the exons GAAGAACTGGACATCCGCCCAAAGGTATCGTCTCTTCTGGGCAAGCTTGTCAGCTACACCAACCTCACCCAAGGCGCCAAGGAGCATGAGGAGGCTGAGAGTGGGGAGGGCACCCGCCGGAGGGCAGCCGAG GCGCCCAGCATGGGCACCCTCATGGGGGTGTACCTGCCCTGCCTGCAGAATATCTTCGGGGTTATCCTCTTCCTACGGCTGACCTGGATGGTGGGCACGGCGGGTGTGCTGCAGGCCCTCCTCATTGTGCTCATCTGCTGCTGCTGT ACCCTGCTGACGGCCATTTCCATGAGCGCCATCGCCACCAATGGTGTGGTTCCAG CTGGGGGCTCCTATTTCATGATCTCCCGCTCACTGGGGCCAGAATTTGGAGGTGCTGTGGGCCTGTGCTTCTACCTGGGAACAACATTCGCAGCAGCCATGTACATCCTGGGGGCCATCGAGATCTTGCTG ACCTACATTGCCCCACCAGCTGCCATTTTTTACCCATCGGGTGCTCATGACACGTCGAGTGCCACTTTGAACAATATGCGTGTATACGGGACCATTTTCCTGATCTTCATGACCCTGGTGGTGTTTGTGGGGGTCAAGTATGTGAACAAATTTGCCTCTCTCTTCCTGGCCTGTGTGATCATCTCCATCCTCTCCATCTATGCTGGGGGCATCAAGTCTATTTTTGACCCTCCTGTGTTTCC GGTATGCATGCTGGGCAACAGGACCCTGTCCCGGGACCAGTTTGATGTCTGTGCCAAGACAGCTGTGGTGGACAACGAGACAGTGGCCACCCGGCTATGGAGTTTCTTCTGCCACAGCCCCAACCTTACTACCGACTCCTGTGACCCCTACTTCCTGCTTAACAATGTGACCGAGATCCCTGGTATCCCCGGGGCAGCTGCTGGTGTGCTCCAGG AAAACCTGTGGAGCGCCTACCTGGAAAAGGGTGACATCGTGGAGAAGCACGAGCTGCCCTCTGCAGATGCCCCGAGCCTGAAGGAGAGCTTGCCTCTGTATGTGATGGCTGATATCGCCACATCCTTCACTGTGCTGGTCGGCATCTTCTTCCCTTCTGTAACAG GCATCATGGCTGGCTCAAACCGCTCTGGGGACCTCCGTGATGCCCAGAAGTCCATCCCAGTGGGGACCATTCTGGCCATCATTACAACTTCCCTTGTGT ACTTCAGCAGTGTGGTTCTCTTTGGCGCCTGCATCGAGGGTGTGGTTCTCCGGGACAA GTACGGGGATGGCGTCAGCAGGAACTTGGTAGTGGGCACACTGGCCTGGCCTTCACCCTGGGTCATCGTCATTGGCTCCTTCTTTTCAACCTGTGGCGCTGGCCTCCAGAGCCTCACAGGGGCACCACGCCTGTTGCAGGCCATTGCCAAGGATAACATCATCCCCTTCCTCCGG GTGTTTGGCCATGGGAAGGTGAATGGTGAACCCACATGGGCACTCCTCCTGACGGCGCTCATCGCCGAGCTGGGCATCCTCATCGCCTCCCTCGACATGGTGGCCCCCATCCTATCCAT GTTTTTTCTGATGTGCTACCTGTTTGTGAACCTGGCCTGTGCGGTGCAGACGCTCTTGAGGACCCCCAACTGGCGGCCCCGGTTCAAGTACTATCACTG GGCGCTGTCATTCCTGGGCATGAGCCTCTGCCTGGCCCTTATGTTCGTCTCCTCCTGGTACTATGCCCTGGTAGCCATGCTCATCGCCGGCATGATCTACAAGTACATCGAGTACCAAGG GGCTGAGAAGGAGTGGGGTGACGGGATCCGAGGCCTGTCCCTGAGTGCTGCCCGCTACGCGCTGCTGCGGCTTGAGGAAGGGCCTCCTCACACCAAGAACTGGCG GCCGCAGCTGCTGGTACTGCTGAAGCTCGACGAGGACCTGCATGTGAAGTACCCGAGGCTCCTCACCTTCGCCTCCCAGCTCAAGGCCGGCAAGGGCCTGACCATTGTTGGCTCTGTTATCCAGGGCAGCTTCTTGGAGAGCTATGGCGAGGCCCAGGCCGCTGAGCAG ACAATCAAGAACATGATGGAGATTGAGAAGGTGAAGGGTTTCTGCCAGGTGGTGGTGGCCAGCAAGGTTCGGGAGGGGCTGGCCCACCTCATCCAGTCCTGTGGGCTAGGCGGCATGCGGCATAACTCTGTGGTGCTGGGCTGGCCCTATggctggcgacagagcgaggACCCCCGTGCCTGGAAGACCTTCATTG ACACCGTGCGCTGCACCACAGCCGCCCACCTGGCCTTGCTCGTGCCCAAGAACATTGCTTTCTACCCCAGCAACCACGAGCGCTACCTGGAGGGTCACATAGACGTGTGGTGGATCGTGCATGATGGTGGCATGCTCATGCTTCTGCCCTTCCTGCTGCGCCAGCATAAG GTCTGGAGGAAGTGCCGGATGCGCATCTTCACAGTGGCCCAGATGGACGACAACAGCATCCAGATGAAGAAGGACCTGGCTGTCTTCCTGTACCATCTGCGCCTTGAGGccgaggtggaggtggtggagatg CATAACAGCGACATCTCTGCATATACCTACGAGCGGACGCTGATGATGGAGCAGCGGTCGCAGATGCTGCGACAGATGAGACTGACGAAGACTGAGCGAGAGCGAGAA gcccagctggtCAAGGACCGGCACTCGGCCCTGCGGCTGGAAGGCCTGTACTCGGATGAGGAAGATGAGTCTGCAATGGGGGCTGATAAGATCCAGATGACATGGACCAGGGACAAGTACATGACTGAGCCCTGGGACCCCAGCCACACCCCTGACAATTTCCGGGAGCTGGTGCATATTAAGCC GGACCAATCCAATGTACGGCGTATGCACACCGCTGTGAAGCTCAATGAAGTCATTGTCACGCGCTCCCACGATGCCCGCCTGGTTCTCCTAAACATGCCTGGCCCACCCAAGAACAGTGAAGGTGATGAAAACT ACATGGAGTTCCTCGAGGTGCTGACTGAGGGCCTTGAGCGGGTGCTGTTGGTGCGTGGTGGTGGCCGTGAAGTCATCACCATCTACTCCTGA